Genomic DNA from Jonesia denitrificans DSM 20603:
CGCATCGGCTAGCAGACACAGCAAAAGCCCCACGTGCACACAGCACGTGGGGCTTTCACACCGCCATGAAGACGGTACAACCAGCACAGTCGTCGTGCAGCTAACTCCGCCGCACAGACATCCTTACGCTGATGTCACATCACTCAGCGACAACCTTGACCTTGATCTTGGCTGACACTTCAGGGTGGATCCGCACAGTCACGGTGTAGTCACCGGTTGACTTAATGGCGTCCGTGACCTGGATTTTACGGCGGTCAATACGGTGTCCCTTCGCAGCAACCGCATCAGCGATTGTCTTAGTGGACACGGCACCGAACAGGCGACCTTCCTTGGATGCTGCAGCAGTCACAGTGACTCCTTCAGCTTCAACGGCGTCGCGCAGTGCACGAGCGTCATCGAGGTTCGCCACTTCGCGCGCCTTACGGGCGCGACGGATCGCCTCAACCTGGGCTTCACCACCCTTGGTCCACGGGGTCGCGAGGCGGCGTGGGATGAGGTAGTTGCGGGCGTACCCGGCTTTCACCTCAACAACGTCACCAGCAACACCGAGCTTGTCCACTTCGTGGGTGAGAATGAGCTTATTTGTAGCCATGATCTGTTCCCTCCCTGATCAGCGTGCGGACGACGAGTAAGGAAGAAGAGCCATTTCGCGTGCGTTTTTCACGGCACGAGCGATCTGACGCTGCTCCTGAACGGATACACCAGTGACACGGCGTGCGCGGATCTTCCCCCGGTCGGAGATGAACTTACGCAGCAGTGCGGTGTCTTT
This window encodes:
- the rplI gene encoding 50S ribosomal protein L9, giving the protein MATNKLILTHEVDKLGVAGDVVEVKAGYARNYLIPRRLATPWTKGGEAQVEAIRRARKAREVANLDDARALRDAVEAEGVTVTAAASKEGRLFGAVSTKTIADAVAAKGHRIDRRKIQVTDAIKSTGDYTVTVRIHPEVSAKIKVKVVAE
- the rpsR gene encoding 30S ribosomal protein S18; translation: MAKTVVRKPKKKSNPLKSAKIDAVDYKDTALLRKFISDRGKIRARRVTGVSVQEQRQIARAVKNAREMALLPYSSSAR